A window of Corallococcus macrosporus DSM 14697 contains these coding sequences:
- a CDS encoding response regulator produces MGEVRHLLVVEDATRLARAIEAALRARVERCTHVTTLAAARHVLQQDAPDAVILDVSLPDGDSTELLAPLCALEPLPHVIAISGSATAEQAFQLAQGGVRAFLPKPLDLARLEAVWLETLARPPDLVTALRASAGRVPLHGFESLVRDTLVDEALAKSAGSVRGAAKLLHISRQLLQHILGGRK; encoded by the coding sequence GTGGGGGAGGTCCGACATCTCCTGGTGGTCGAGGACGCCACGCGTCTGGCGCGCGCGATTGAGGCCGCGTTGCGCGCTCGCGTCGAGCGGTGCACCCACGTGACGACGCTCGCTGCGGCGCGTCACGTCCTTCAGCAGGACGCGCCGGACGCCGTCATCCTGGATGTCAGCCTTCCGGATGGGGACAGCACCGAGCTGCTGGCGCCGCTGTGCGCGTTGGAGCCGCTGCCACACGTCATCGCCATCAGCGGGTCAGCGACGGCGGAGCAGGCCTTCCAACTGGCGCAGGGAGGCGTGCGCGCCTTCCTCCCCAAACCGCTCGACCTCGCGCGGCTGGAGGCCGTGTGGCTGGAGACGCTGGCGCGCCCCCCCGACCTGGTCACCGCGCTGCGAGCGAGCGCGGGGCGGGTGCCGTTGCACGGCTTCGAGAGCCTCGTCCGCGATACGCTGGTGGACGAGGCCCTGGCGAAGTCCGCTGGGAGCGTCCGCGGGGCCGCGAAGCTGCTGCACATCTCACGTCAGCTCCTCCAGCACATCCTCGGCGGCCGGAAGTAG
- a CDS encoding sensor histidine kinase, protein MPESPRPLAFEQMAQRVLLNASNEGEALVSGVRIVFCGLILTRFLVLGGVHAEGGAAAAWLQLPLLLGSIAVSAAARWAARRRRFGAGLLVTSTVLDAVVAHVSLLSTVLWHGPHYTGLLRMPDPAAAIAVAFITALRLSPAAAWIGTAANLLLMAGLTSLDLHVNAGKATYGMKELMLLFIFIGSAGVLASVLCGIARRLVLEAGTASAHIERARTNLRALLREHHDVRTLLSAARLRADLLHRDPLDASAPGHASALVQDLGDLSGFIESVKTRALGELTLIEDATAVNMGATLRQAVEVVQVRFPQVRFELGGAALTRASANDLSVRIVGGARGLTHVVTNLCVNACEGDGQQGARTVRIRVEPEPARHRVLLSVRDDGPGFRPGLLEGHRPRGGTTKAEGTGLGMLLVSGLVEASGGALHAWNPPEGGAQVEVTLPTSA, encoded by the coding sequence ATGCCTGAGAGTCCTCGACCGCTGGCGTTCGAGCAGATGGCGCAGCGCGTGCTGCTCAACGCCTCGAATGAGGGCGAGGCGCTGGTCAGCGGGGTCCGGATTGTCTTCTGCGGACTGATTCTGACCCGCTTCCTGGTGCTGGGCGGAGTCCACGCCGAGGGCGGAGCGGCGGCGGCATGGCTCCAGCTCCCCCTGTTGCTGGGCAGCATCGCCGTGTCAGCGGCAGCGAGGTGGGCGGCCCGGCGGCGGCGCTTCGGTGCGGGGCTGCTCGTGACGTCCACGGTGCTGGACGCCGTGGTCGCCCACGTGTCCCTCCTCTCCACCGTGCTCTGGCACGGCCCCCACTACACGGGCTTGCTGCGAATGCCAGACCCCGCGGCGGCCATCGCGGTGGCGTTCATCACCGCGCTCCGGCTGTCGCCCGCCGCCGCTTGGATTGGGACGGCGGCCAACCTCCTGTTGATGGCGGGTCTGACGTCGCTCGACCTCCACGTCAATGCCGGGAAGGCCACCTACGGGATGAAGGAGCTGATGCTCCTGTTCATCTTCATCGGCAGCGCGGGTGTCTTGGCTTCGGTGCTTTGTGGTATCGCGCGGCGGCTGGTGCTCGAAGCTGGCACCGCGAGCGCCCACATCGAGCGCGCGCGCACCAACCTGCGCGCGCTGCTGCGCGAGCACCACGACGTGCGCACGCTGCTGTCCGCGGCGCGGCTGCGCGCCGACCTCCTCCACCGCGACCCGCTGGACGCCAGTGCGCCAGGCCATGCGAGCGCCCTGGTCCAGGACCTCGGGGACTTGAGCGGCTTCATCGAAAGCGTGAAGACCCGGGCGCTGGGCGAGCTGACCCTGATTGAAGATGCGACGGCGGTGAACATGGGCGCCACGCTGCGCCAGGCGGTGGAGGTCGTCCAGGTGAGGTTTCCCCAGGTCCGGTTCGAGTTGGGAGGCGCGGCGCTGACGCGTGCCTCCGCCAACGACCTCAGCGTCCGGATTGTCGGCGGAGCGCGCGGGCTCACCCACGTGGTCACCAACCTGTGCGTGAACGCCTGTGAGGGCGATGGCCAGCAAGGCGCGCGCACGGTTCGCATCCGTGTGGAGCCAGAGCCCGCGCGGCACCGCGTCCTGCTCAGCGTGCGTGACGACGGACCCGGCTTCCGGCCGGGGCTGTTGGAGGGACACCGGCCCCGGGGCGGTACGACCAAGGCCGAGGGGACCGGGCTGGGCATGCTCCTGGTGAGCGGCCTCGTCGAGGCGAGCGGCGGCGCTCTACACGCCTGGAACCCGCCTGAGGGAGGCGCGCAGGTCGAAGTCACTCTGCCCACCAGCGCATAG
- a CDS encoding DUF4105 domain-containing protein, whose product MARHAVLILVVALFPAAALAAPPPEGYGGHPEALRVRLVTIGPGADLHQRFGHSALWVEDTRLGTGFLYSYGTTSIGNGGPVPFLLGRPTFWAARLSVERTFLLYRALARSIGVQELALTVAQRQRLLARLEHDVLPASREYAYHPLRDNCATRVRDVLDEALGGALRQALTAPARGTQRALLQPYVHSHPVAEWLLMLWLNDDVDAPATQWEEAFLPRELARLLEGVSVVDGFGGRTLLVAREGASPPSPSVSVPPGAGGAGGVTWGPGAGGAVLAVLLAFLRGRGTRPAFRILFGLYHAVFGLTLGAAGMALCGLMVFSRLDVMQRNENLLLANPLAFGLLPLGVLMMFGGERAERWARRCVWLLVAGSVLAVALKLLPAFDQDNRGPMALFLVANLGLGLAHAWRLRRPSVPPFAVGPAPGLKGGARGPMRWWAE is encoded by the coding sequence ATGGCGAGACACGCGGTGCTCATCCTGGTCGTGGCCCTGTTCCCCGCGGCGGCGTTGGCCGCGCCCCCACCCGAGGGCTATGGCGGTCATCCCGAGGCCCTGCGCGTCCGGCTGGTGACCATTGGCCCCGGCGCGGACCTGCACCAGCGCTTCGGGCACAGCGCGCTGTGGGTCGAGGACACGCGCCTGGGCACGGGGTTCCTCTACAGCTATGGCACCACGTCCATCGGGAATGGCGGGCCGGTTCCCTTCCTCCTGGGGCGGCCGACATTCTGGGCGGCGCGCCTGTCCGTGGAGCGGACCTTCCTGTTGTACCGCGCGCTGGCGCGGTCCATTGGCGTGCAGGAGCTCGCGCTCACGGTTGCGCAGCGCCAGCGGCTCCTGGCGCGGCTGGAGCATGACGTCCTGCCCGCATCAAGGGAGTATGCCTATCACCCGCTCAGGGACAACTGCGCGACGCGGGTGCGGGATGTCCTTGATGAGGCCTTGGGGGGCGCGCTCCGGCAGGCGTTGACTGCGCCGGCGCGAGGCACCCAGCGAGCGCTGCTCCAACCCTATGTTCATTCGCATCCGGTGGCTGAGTGGCTCCTGATGTTATGGCTGAATGACGACGTGGACGCGCCCGCGACCCAGTGGGAGGAGGCCTTCCTGCCTCGGGAGCTCGCGAGGTTGCTCGAGGGCGTGTCCGTCGTGGATGGCTTCGGCGGGCGCACCCTGCTGGTGGCGCGCGAGGGGGCCTCGCCCCCGTCCCCCTCCGTGTCCGTTCCTCCCGGCGCTGGCGGGGCAGGGGGCGTCACCTGGGGGCCTGGCGCTGGAGGCGCGGTTCTCGCCGTCCTCCTCGCGTTCCTGCGCGGGCGTGGCACGCGGCCGGCGTTCCGGATCCTCTTCGGCCTCTATCACGCTGTGTTCGGGCTCACGCTCGGCGCGGCCGGCATGGCGCTGTGTGGCCTGATGGTGTTCTCCAGACTCGACGTCATGCAGCGCAACGAGAACTTGCTGCTGGCCAATCCGCTCGCCTTCGGGCTGCTTCCGTTGGGCGTCCTCATGATGTTTGGCGGCGAGCGCGCGGAGCGCTGGGCGCGCCGATGTGTCTGGCTGCTCGTCGCGGGCTCGGTGCTGGCGGTGGCGCTCAAGCTCTTGCCCGCGTTCGATCAGGACAACCGCGGGCCCATGGCCTTGTTTCTGGTGGCGAACCTCGGGCTGGGACTCGCTCACGCCTGGCGGTTGCGCCGGCCGTCCGTGCCGCCCTTCGCGGTGGGGCCCGCTCCCGGCTTGAAGGGAGGCGCCCGCGGACCTATGCGCTGGTGGGCAGAGTGA
- a CDS encoding SDR family oxidoreductase, giving the protein MDKVIVITGASSGIGAELAWQAAEKGARLVLAARRKAELEAVAARCGPDALAVVTDATRRADMERLRDAALARFGRIDVWVNNAGRGITRSVAELTDADLEAMWRDNVNSALYGMQAVLPHFQARDAGQVVNVSSTLGRLPIVPHRSAYSAAKHALNALSACLRQELRETHPGITVTVVMPGVVATPFGDNALGGGPDSRALPGAQRVEDAAEVLLDVIEHPRPEVYTQESTQAQVERYYRDVGAFERGGT; this is encoded by the coding sequence ATGGACAAGGTCATCGTCATCACCGGGGCGAGCAGTGGCATCGGCGCGGAGCTGGCGTGGCAGGCGGCCGAGAAGGGGGCCCGGCTGGTGCTGGCCGCGCGCCGGAAGGCGGAGCTCGAAGCGGTGGCCGCGCGGTGCGGGCCCGACGCGCTCGCGGTGGTCACGGACGCGACGCGGCGCGCGGACATGGAGCGGCTCCGCGACGCGGCGCTCGCTCGCTTCGGCCGCATCGACGTCTGGGTGAACAACGCGGGCCGGGGCATCACCCGCTCCGTGGCGGAGCTCACCGACGCGGACCTGGAGGCCATGTGGCGCGACAACGTGAACAGCGCGCTCTACGGCATGCAGGCGGTGCTGCCGCACTTCCAGGCGCGAGACGCGGGGCAGGTGGTGAACGTCTCCAGCACCCTCGGACGGCTGCCCATCGTGCCGCACCGGTCGGCGTACAGCGCAGCGAAGCACGCGCTCAACGCGCTCAGCGCGTGCCTGCGGCAGGAGCTGCGTGAGACGCACCCGGGCATCACCGTGACGGTGGTGATGCCCGGCGTGGTCGCCACGCCTTTCGGAGACAACGCCCTGGGCGGCGGGCCGGACTCACGCGCGTTGCCGGGCGCTCAGCGCGTCGAGGATGCCGCGGAGGTCCTCCTCGACGTCATCGAGCACCCGCGCCCGGAGGTCTATACCCAGGAGTCGACCCAGGCGCAGGTGGAGCGGTACTACCGGGACGTGGGCGCCTTCGAGCGGGGAGGGACCTGA
- a CDS encoding metallophosphoesterase — translation MPLRLFSFSMLIGLGALLGHLYLYRRLVRPLVQGRWPRLMALGVLVAMTGVLGFRRTVLDLLPESAEGLLNMAMYTWMGVALCLVIALLVTDVGRGLAALARRLRPAARPEAPLPAPAASASSPNVDEERRRFLGQAVAGGAFVAGGGLASYGSWRAFSPPLVTEVAVKVPKLPRALDGLSIVQLTDIHVGHFIQRKYMDALVQQANALRPDLFAITGDLVDGDVASLGGHVSALAALKSRYGSYFVTGNHDYYSGDEAWTAFLESLGIEVLRNRHVRIGDAGASLDLVGVDDWSGGRRRNKQGYDLDQALAGRDPDRAAVLLAHQPANFKVAAERGVDLQISGHTHGGQLAPMTFLISLAWEHSAGLYGHGDSSIYVSRGCGFWGPPMRVGSPPEIVKLVLTA, via the coding sequence ATGCCGCTGCGACTCTTCTCCTTTTCGATGCTCATCGGGCTCGGCGCGCTGCTGGGCCACCTGTACCTGTACCGCCGGCTCGTGCGGCCGCTGGTGCAGGGCCGCTGGCCCCGCCTGATGGCCCTGGGCGTGCTCGTCGCGATGACGGGCGTCCTGGGGTTCCGGCGCACCGTGCTGGACCTGCTCCCCGAGAGCGCCGAGGGCCTGCTCAACATGGCGATGTACACGTGGATGGGCGTGGCGCTCTGCCTCGTCATCGCCCTGCTCGTGACGGACGTGGGCCGGGGGCTCGCGGCCCTGGCGCGCCGGCTGCGGCCCGCCGCCCGGCCCGAGGCCCCCCTGCCCGCCCCGGCGGCATCCGCCAGCAGCCCCAACGTGGACGAGGAGCGGCGACGCTTCCTGGGCCAGGCCGTGGCGGGCGGCGCCTTCGTCGCGGGCGGCGGGCTGGCCTCCTACGGGAGCTGGCGTGCCTTCTCCCCGCCGCTCGTCACCGAGGTGGCGGTCAAGGTGCCCAAGCTGCCCAGGGCGCTGGACGGGCTCAGCATCGTGCAGCTCACCGACATCCACGTGGGCCACTTCATCCAGCGCAAGTACATGGACGCGCTGGTCCAACAGGCCAACGCGCTGCGCCCCGACCTGTTCGCCATCACCGGCGACCTGGTGGACGGCGACGTGGCCTCGCTCGGCGGACATGTCTCCGCGCTGGCCGCGTTGAAGTCCCGCTACGGCAGTTACTTCGTCACCGGCAACCACGACTACTACTCCGGCGACGAGGCGTGGACCGCGTTCCTGGAGTCGCTGGGCATCGAGGTGCTGCGCAACCGGCACGTGCGCATCGGCGACGCGGGGGCCTCCCTGGACCTGGTGGGCGTGGACGACTGGAGCGGCGGCCGGCGGCGCAACAAGCAGGGCTACGACCTGGACCAGGCGCTCGCGGGGAGGGACCCGGACCGCGCCGCGGTGCTGCTGGCCCACCAGCCGGCGAACTTCAAGGTGGCGGCCGAGCGCGGCGTGGACCTCCAGATTTCAGGGCACACCCACGGCGGCCAGCTCGCGCCCATGACGTTCCTCATCAGCCTGGCCTGGGAGCACTCCGCCGGGCTGTACGGCCACGGTGACTCCAGCATCTACGTCAGCCGAGGCTGCGGCTTCTGGGGCCCGCCCATGCGCGTGGGCAGCCCTCCTGAAATCGTGAAGCTCGTGCTGACGGCATGA
- a CDS encoding tetratricopeptide repeat protein codes for MKRLGKVGLVVGALALGGMAVGCKAEDDTAKKHRIAGSNHLSKKEYKEAAAAYALSLQADPKQEKVWEKKAFAHMQLGQMNEAAEAVLKMGEMKTEPAEKAELYRTLASMYMTGGTTEEAEKYFNEALKLEPKDEASLGWIAEIYAQRGGARSMGAPIIKESLEKSLSYYDQVIAINPNSANTYLNKRVVMGRLMEFERQQKEMALSEATENAKDKAIVAEATARAEEHQKRMDEYQVQFAEMTKKFGEAQKAAKAQAAEAK; via the coding sequence ATGAAGCGCCTGGGAAAAGTCGGTCTGGTGGTCGGCGCGCTCGCGCTGGGTGGCATGGCCGTGGGTTGCAAGGCTGAGGACGACACCGCGAAGAAGCACCGCATCGCCGGCTCCAACCACCTGAGCAAGAAGGAGTACAAGGAGGCCGCCGCGGCCTATGCCCTGTCGCTCCAGGCGGACCCCAAGCAGGAGAAGGTCTGGGAGAAGAAGGCCTTCGCCCACATGCAGCTCGGGCAGATGAACGAGGCCGCCGAAGCCGTCCTGAAGATGGGCGAGATGAAGACGGAGCCCGCGGAGAAGGCGGAGCTCTACCGGACGCTGGCCAGCATGTACATGACGGGCGGCACCACCGAGGAGGCCGAGAAGTACTTCAACGAGGCCCTCAAGCTGGAGCCGAAGGACGAGGCGTCGCTGGGGTGGATCGCGGAGATCTACGCGCAGCGCGGCGGCGCCCGCTCCATGGGTGCGCCCATCATCAAGGAGTCCCTGGAGAAGTCGCTCAGCTATTACGACCAGGTCATCGCCATCAACCCGAACTCCGCCAACACGTACCTCAACAAGCGCGTGGTGATGGGCCGGCTGATGGAGTTCGAGCGGCAGCAGAAGGAGATGGCGCTGTCCGAGGCCACGGAGAACGCGAAGGACAAGGCCATCGTCGCCGAGGCGACCGCCCGCGCCGAGGAGCACCAGAAGCGCATGGACGAGTACCAGGTGCAGTTCGCGGAGATGACGAAGAAGTTCGGTGAGGCACAGAAGGCCGCGAAGGCGCAGGCGGCCGAGGCGAAGTAA
- a CDS encoding head GIN domain-containing protein has product MGTALLAVALAACSTGPFVDGNGQRTESERDTPAFEEVHVGDGVEATVVVEPDQPARVIVEGDSNLVELLRTEVKPGARLRVYFREEDVGHWESVHPLRVRITVPTLKSFRRSGGGASDLSGRIDVPAFLLTASGGGTIRARGFVTERLTLETSGGTETTLEGQATRLDSEMSGGGRLFATGLQTRDARLESSGGGTSEVQVSDTLRVEASGGADIRIIGAPTVVDRDLSGGSRLHFD; this is encoded by the coding sequence GTGGGAACCGCGCTGCTCGCGGTGGCCCTTGCGGCGTGCTCCACCGGCCCCTTCGTGGACGGCAATGGTCAGAGGACGGAGAGCGAGCGGGACACGCCCGCCTTCGAAGAGGTGCACGTAGGGGATGGCGTCGAGGCCACCGTCGTGGTGGAGCCTGACCAGCCCGCCCGCGTCATCGTCGAAGGTGACAGCAACCTCGTGGAGTTGCTGCGGACCGAGGTCAAGCCTGGAGCGAGGCTCCGGGTCTACTTCCGCGAGGAGGACGTCGGCCATTGGGAGTCCGTCCATCCCCTTCGCGTCCGCATCACCGTGCCGACGTTGAAGTCGTTTCGGCGCTCGGGTGGGGGCGCCAGTGACTTGAGCGGGCGCATCGACGTCCCGGCCTTCCTGCTCACCGCGAGCGGTGGTGGCACCATCCGGGCGCGGGGGTTCGTGACGGAGCGCCTGACGCTGGAGACCAGTGGTGGCACGGAGACCACGCTGGAAGGTCAGGCCACCCGCCTGGACAGCGAGATGTCCGGGGGTGGCCGGCTCTTCGCCACGGGCCTCCAGACGCGCGACGCACGGCTGGAATCCAGTGGAGGCGGCACCTCCGAGGTGCAGGTCTCCGATACGCTCCGCGTCGAAGCCTCGGGCGGCGCGGACATCCGCATCATCGGCGCGCCCACCGTCGTCGACCGGGACCTCTCCGGTGGGTCGCGGCTCCACTTCGACTAG
- a CDS encoding DUF3185 family protein, which produces MSFVRLLGVMLAIAGAVLLWSGLKARDSLAERATELFTGRNTDRTTLYLAGGGAALAGGLLMMLAGGGRRRR; this is translated from the coding sequence GTGAGCTTCGTCCGGCTGCTGGGTGTCATGCTCGCCATCGCGGGCGCCGTGTTGCTCTGGTCGGGGCTGAAGGCCCGTGACTCGCTCGCGGAGCGGGCCACGGAGTTGTTCACCGGCCGGAACACGGACCGCACCACGCTGTATCTCGCGGGAGGCGGTGCCGCGCTGGCGGGCGGGCTCCTGATGATGCTTGCGGGCGGAGGCCGACGGCGCCGCTGA